In Augochlora pura isolate Apur16 chromosome 3, APUR_v2.2.1, whole genome shotgun sequence, the sequence gtatttattaattgcgaaacatttaaattgtaaaaatttcatcattatcaatattttagaactaaaataaatgaaacagtttGAAGAcaagtattgaaataaatgaataactcGAGGCATGAAAAACGGTGGATAGTAACAATGCTAATAAAACGTGTAATAATTACCttatagataattataaatgtgtaGAACTACGAAGAAGGTATAAGCAAAATAGTTGCATAGTTTGGCACCAGAGGAGTTTCGCTGATAGTGTAAAGTTTCTAGTAAATTGTCGGAGTTGCAAAATACAAACTGGAAGAATAAACGTCTCTTATGGAAGTCGTTTCGGATGGTAGTTTTTTCCAAGCAGTAAGAATTGTTTAGTAAAGTCGTGGACATGAGCGTTGTGCGATGCGAGTGACCTAATGCGCAGTTAAACAAATGGGATTATTATTTCCAAGTTGCGCGATATATTATCACATTTTGTTAACCTACCCTTCAGTCTAAGATGCATACCCTGTTAGTGTTAACGCGAATGTAGTTTCAAATAACGTAATACATTGGCTTGACTGAAACGCATATAAAGTATTCGATTAGTATTTACTTTATTACGgatttaagtattaataagCTGTAAATAGTTGTTCAccaggaaaaagaaaatcctagaagatataaatttaatttctcaaggcgatcgaatggaaattactgttttacttatttacaaCTAAAAAGTGTACAATggtaaaaaattcagaaacatTGAAAGGTACTCTCCAGCTGATCAATGttaattgaacaaataaatacattccCACTGTTGTTAATTATCTGTAGTCAACACGTTGGTAATCGTCTGTTGCAGATGTGTGGTGAAAAAGAGGAACGTTACCTTTAATGCCGTCGAATCAGGCGTGTGCGATGGTGAAGGGCGTTAATGAGGGTGCCGATTTCTTCCTCTGCCTCTGCCGACTGGCGTCGTGACAACCGATTATTCGGAGTGACACTAACCGAGCCGGCAGTTTGCATAGCTTGCTGCGACGGAAACGAGGATCGGCGAATTAGCGGCGGCGGTTTTGCACCTACGGGATTTGATTCAGCCGTTTTACGCATGATACTTTTATAGCCTGGCCAAGCCGATCTAATTATATGCTACCTAATAAGCGTAAAGCGGATCGATGCATGCCTTGCATTTCAAAAGACCTCTGACTGTTCATTGGTTGCCTCGGAATAAAGCGTCTCTTCATGGGGATTTCGATCGTGGAAGCATATCTTGAACTGGCATTACCTGCCTTAGACGATTCCTTAGGcggtttttaaaaatatgcacATGTACGTATACTCGTGTTTGTTGGTTTTGCAGACACAGAATGAAAtattgtgtttttttttcgttattagTTTTTCGCATTTTTGTgtatcgttttctttttttttttttcagtacTTTTTTTTGGCGAACGTGAAATCAATCAGTGTAAAGCCTCGGTTACATCTCGtttcttacaaaaatataacgtttCTAATCGAACAAGATACTTAGACGTACTATTTACCTATACACAACATACTATAACAAACAACagttatatatctatatagaTTTTCTGGTATAATTCTGATCTATGATAACGATACTTTCTATTTATGCTTCTAGTCTCACTTTGGTTTCGATCTGGTGTGCACTTGAAATGAATGGATTACTAAAACGGACTTGGAAAGCTTCCTACCCTCTCTCGCATCTATCACCGTACGAACGTGCTTAGGGTTacgttttttttctcgagcCTGCCATTATGCGAATCTACACTGATTGGATATGCAAACCACGGGAAATTAGGATTCGTGAAAAATCATACGAGCTGTCGAATTCTGGATCAAAATTAAGGTAAGAAACTAATGCGGTCGCCGCTGTAATACCTTGTCTCTAGCGAAACGTATTCGCAATACTTCGACTAGAGCAGCTATCGCTGACATCAGAAGCATCGTCACGAGAATACGCCCCGCCACAGCAACGGATTTCATTTGACGGTCTTTCCCACTATCTTCCGTGCATTCTGTCAAGTTCTTATCATCGGTCTCCTTCGAGACCTTCGATTCCTCGCTTTTATTCCCGACCGTGTCGTTAGATCCCACACGGTGGACGTTTCTCGTCGGATCCTTGGTCGAGTCGATTCGCCTGTAGGTGCAATTCCGGTCGTAATCGCAGACGAACACCGACATCAGACGTTCCTTGTACTCGAATCTTGGACAGCGTCTCATCTTCCGATGATCAATCGGCGGGATGTCCATCGCCTCGAATATCGCGGTAGCGTTTTCGGCGGTCGTTTCGGTCGTCTCATTGTTACCGATTGTCTGGCTCCAGCTATAGTAGGTCGTGTGCAACAGCAATCGCAGAGGCAGGAACAACAGCACACCGAAGATCGTCAGCATCAAGACGATGCTGATGTTGATGCCCAGCCAGATGTGGATGTCGGATGTTTTGATCGAACTTTCCGCAGTAGTTTTCTCCACGTGCGCCGCGGTATCTTCTGGCACTGACAGCTCCTCGATGGGACTGGGCCTCACCTCACCCGTCATCGCAGAGCTCTCTTCTCACTGCCAACAGCCGATTAATGATACTCGAACACAATATATCGTTCCCTGTCTTTCGTTCAGACGCAACTGTTGCGCATTCTGTTGTGACTGCAGTTCCAAGTGAGCCTGGACGTCGACTGATATTGATTTCCAGGTGGAGGCAGAGCCTAGCTACGTACGCGCAAGCCTCGCAGTACCGCTTTTGTCGCGGATTCTGGGCTTGGCGGTAATTAGATGTCGTTTAAATCGAGATTGCAGGCAACGTCGATATCGACGGTAAAATCCACCTTTGTTCTCGTCGATGTCCAATGAATACCCTTTTCCTTGAATTTTCTAGGACGATCGAGCAAGAGCAGACAGgtgttacagaaaatttagataaatacaTGGTACAAGGGAAAGCAATGCGCCGATTTTTTAGAGtcgttgtttaaattatacCTAGCGTGATTTTTTAGTTGTCGTTAAACATTCTAGACTCGCAACTAGGATTTGTTTTTAAACTGTACTGCTGCGTATGTTCGAAATATGCGGGGCTGGGACCCGCGTCCATTTTGCCACGAATAAATCGACGTCGAATCGTAGGAAATTTTCGTTGGTCTAGAAGGTACGCGGCCAACaaccgaataaatttttctcggaTCGAcaaaatcgcgacgcgatcataaaatgagaaaaacgCGGAGAACGAAGAGTCTGCGCCCGTCGTCTACTGCGCAGGCGGAACTTGAAAGCGGCGTGCGGCGCAGGAGTCGATTCATCGTGTTGCGGATAGCTCTTCGGTTTCCCGTCGAAAGGAAGGAAGCGGTATCGCGGGCAGGCCGCTCGGGAATGCTTTGAAATGGGCAGGTTCGCTAGCGTGTgcatacataaataatattagacaatatcgaattaaaattcgcaTCTTTCTGCGAGCAACAATGGGTCGTGGTGTCCCAACAAAGGAAATGCCCGCCGTAGAGGCAGCAGCAGAGCGGCAGCAttggcggcggtggcggtggtggcggtggtggtggtggcagCATCGGCGGCGgcatttataaaagtaataaaacagTCGAACAACAACTCTCTGAAGTGAGTAGCGTCgagaaaagagagggagagagagagagagagagagagagagagagagagaaagagtgagtgagagaggggagggagagagagagagagagagagagaaagagaggtagAGGAAGGTGGAAAGGGCGAGCGAGCGGGGCACCCCGGGAAGGTGAAAAGAGGAGGGCGAAAGGaggcagagaaaaagagagcaaaagagagagatgaagCGCAGGAGAACAGCGACCCGACCCGACCGACCGGTAGCCCAGCCAGCGCGCGTATATCTTGCTCTGCTACACCGCACGCCGATTCTTCGAGGTTCTCATTGATGAATTCGTTCTCTCGCAAAACCGAATCGCGCGATTTCTCATCCCCCtaggccggcgcggcgcggcgcgggacGGCGCGTCGGGTCCCGGATCACTCGGGGGCGGGAAACCCAGAAAAAACCACCCTAACAAATCGCGACGTCTCGCAATGATCGTTAGTCATGGTCCGAGAGCCGGGCTCCTTCCACCCGTGTTGCTAATAAGATGGAAAGGCTACCGGGCCGCGGCAGCGAGAGATAAGTCGGTGGCTGGATACTTAATTAGGCCCGATTATTAATCCATCACGGACGGTACGCTTAATCCCCCAGTTAGACCCGTTCGTTTCGTTCCAGCTCGCCGGTGCACCGGATCCTCCTGGAAATCCGTTTCGCGAATAATCGCCGCGGCGTTAATTTAATCCGAATACCAGTTCTGTCCGGGGGGATCCTTGCTCAATTGAGAAACCAGTTCTCTAAGCGAACCGTAATGACATTAGCCGACGGGCAAACATCGAAAAAAAGCCGATCGGTCGGGGGGTGTGCGCGCACCGTCGCCAACAGAGAGGACACGCAGGTGCAGCCGACCGATTATTCCCGAGTTTTGCGCGAAAGATGAGCGGAGGTTGAGAGCCAGGGTATGTAGAGCAGATGCTGGCCATGCCAGTGGTGGCGGGGTGCGTGATTTTTCACCGCCGACAGCTCCTCCTTCGAGAACCGCGCATTCCACCTCCTTCCTTCTGCCTTCTGCCTTCTGCCTTCTGCCTTCGACCCCTCCTGCTCCTTCTCCGTCGGTCCCCTTCATCCTTCACTCTTCGTTCGCATCCAACGCTCTGCGCTCGTCCCTCTCGTTCACCATCATCCCTCTTCCCCTTCGCCGcactcgctccctctctccctctcgctctatctgtccctttctctcctccAATCTCCCTCCCtcgccgtttctctctctctccccctttcttctctcttcccctcGGTGGCGAACATCGGCAACGTATGCCTCGGACACGCCACTGGACACCAGTTGCACGATCTTAGATTTGCTGATCTCGCATCCCGAGTGCACCGACACACGGATGCACTCGGCGCGGCTGCACACGATACGAGGGGCACGCCTGCAGTGCCTCCTTTTCTACTCGCGTGTGCAACCGGCCGGTcgcggctgcggctgcggcCGCGACCGCGTTCGCGTTCACGTTCACGTCCACGTTCACGTTCACGCACGCGATACACAAAGGGCGGCCGGCCGATGCTCGTGACCGTTCcgagaaatgattttcaataATCGGCCAGCAGGGAAATATGAAAGGCGTGTCCGAGGAAGCCCCGTGTCACGACGGCTCGGTAATTTTGATTGATTCTCCGCGTGCGGTTCTGCCTGATCCCCGAcgagtcgcgcggcgcggcgcggagccgagccgagccgagccgagccaaACCGTGGCGAGCCACGCCGCGCGCCACGCACTATTGCTGAATGAGCAGATAACGTTATGGCGGTCATTACACCATTAACGCCGGAAACTTCATGCTTTATCGGTTATTTCGACCGCGTTGCTCGGAGGGCGACGCTCCTCCCGGTTTCGGTGCATAATTTCATCCGCATCCGAGGCTCCGGCGATCGCTGCACTTGCCTCGAGGTTCTCCGGGTCCGTTCTGACCCCTGCTCGCGCATCAACTCATTGGGTTACACAGTTTTCCGCGAAATCGCATTTCCCAGATAATCGAATGCGGTGTTACCATTTCGTTCTccatgaattattaaaatgttcacTTTTCCTACATTCTATCATTGATaaggtaataaataaaattgactgcATGTACCTCAATTTTATAGACTGTACCTCAAATGATTCCTGGCTTGGCTTCCTGTAACATGCCCCGCCATTTTCAACGCGCCAGCGTCTCATGAATTAGTTATGACCGGCAGTCTCTTAATTTTATCTGGTAGCAGCGAAATCTCTGCTCCGCGCGCAATTTCCAACTTTCTTATCTATACAAACTCCTAATCAGTGTTTAACGTTCTCCATGGGAAAGATCCcggttgaaacaatttttaatgagaGCAACGCGCGTTCCCGATGCGCCAACGTTTCCTGCCCAATTGTTCTTTTCGAGCGGCGCAAGCCCAGTCAATGGCTCGTAAAAAGAGAATCCCGTGATCGCGATAAACTCCGGTCGGTCCCACATAAGGACGATATTATCGCCGTTACTTTTCATTCGCATCCAAAGAGGCACGAAAAAGAAAGCAGAGACGGCGCGTCGAAAAACGGtggcagaaaatatttccggcGCGTTTGGTTCATTAGAGGCGGCCCCGTTGTCTCGGTTTTCCATCTTTTCCCAAGTGATCCCCGGCGCGTTACGATTTCCAACAAGCGTACGCCGGCAGCGGCCCGCAGCTCGTTACGCTTGTAATTTACATTTGCCAGTCGAGTGGTACAACATAGTTGAATCGCCGGCGAATAGAATCAACACTCGCGAGAGTCCGTTCCCGCGGAACAAGTGATTTACGCAAGCGTGGCTGTGTCGGTGCGGGGCTCGGGCTGGTCCGGCCGAGGCATAGAAAGCGAAATCGACTTGTAAATCGGAGTGCCATTATGCAGATAGCAAGATGCACGGCTCAACCGGGAgaaaaacgcgcgcggcggtATCGCCGGCTCGAGACTCGAGACTCGAGACTCGAGACGCGCGGTCCGAGCCGGCGCAGTCGGGGGATTTACAATCGAGGGAGATCGGAAATCACCGGCCAAGCTAGGCATTAACCATCAAACGCGCGAACCCGGCTAATTGGCGTAGCACGAGCCGCGGCTGTGCGCGCCTAGCTCTTCGGGACTGCGTGTAGCTCCGACTCCGAAATTTCCATGCGAGCCGTTTAGGAGCCTCCGCAGTCTCCAGCGAACTACAGCCGCAGGGGATGTAAAGCTTGGTGTCCATTTGAGAGCGAAACCGTCGACCTCGCTCCGGAGGATGCTTCTCTCTTTTCGCCGGAACGAGATTTAGTTTCGCGGCAATTGCGTTTAATATACTGTTTGACAAGCTAAGTGGTAGCAACGCTGATTTAGGAGAAAAACCGGGATAGGAAAAGATTAGTTAAACGGCTCTGCGTTTAATAccaattactttaaaatatttcgcgacAGCCGGTTTACAGGTTAAAGAACATAATATACTCTTGGGCGAGCCAAATAGAAACGATATAATATCTATCAACGATTCTGAGCGAAAGCAAAAATGGCTAAGGCTGTTGTTAGACGGGTACACATAGAATTCGAGGGGAACTTTCAAATGGACAGCTAGCCTAACAGAGTCGCATCTCGGCCGGGCGAAATGGAGGGGTTTGACGGCGGGGCAGGAGGTAAGCATCGCAATTACGCAAATTGCGGCTCTGTTCTCGCCTGCTCCGGGCTTACTGCCCGCGGAAGGGCATCAAGACGGGCAGCACGGGTTGAAGGATGGTGTTACAAGGAATGCTCAACGTTTGCACGTACCGTTCACGTTCACGTTCGCGTTCACGTTCACGTGCCCGTTCACTAGGCGCGTCTCGGCTCGCGGTGGTTCTCGCCCGTTCGATTGGTCGCCGGTACGACCGAGCAATTTGAATGAACGACACGAGCAGCGAGTTTGTTGTCGGCTGATTCGAAAGGGCTACCGTGCGTTCGCCGAGCGAGGCGGATCGGAGCTGatccgagccgagccgagccgaacTGCCCCTTCGAGATCGGCTCGtccaggcgcgcgcgcgcgcgcggacgagcCTCGGCTCCGGAACGAGAGGAATCGCTTCAAGAGCGATGAAAAATGCTGTTTATATCGGGGAAACTGGTTGAACGGCGCTCCGACTCCGATGGCCAGCCACTAGCGCGTGCCTGCTGCGGTCTTATTAGCGCTGATCAGCCTCGCGATAAATTTATGTGCTGGCCAAGATATATATGCCGCGAGCCACCGTCGCCGGGGAAAAAACAAAGCCGTTACCAGGGATCCCCGTAGTTTCTGCCTCGATTCTGCCTCCGCGGGCATGTCCAGGACGTTTTTGCGTTCACGCCGGCGTACCGGCTGACAGTGCGCCTAACAGAGATCGACAGAAAATCTATCAGGCTTTCAGTGAAACCAGCGGATACACCGCGGCTGGAATTTCTAATgccggcgcgcgcgccagcTATGCCCGGCACGACGATTGGCGAGAAATCGTTTTATGCTTTGCAACGTCGTTTTTTTGCGCCGGACGAATCTGTCCTGTCGCCTCTCTGTGTTCTCCTCTTGTTCGCGCCGCGAACGAGCCGTCGTTGCCTACGTTACCAGACGGCGACACCCTTCTTCGCGGGGCACGCCGCGATCATTAATTTACGCCCCATCCCCGCGTGATTCTATTCCTGTTCGATTCAAGCGGAGAATCAGATGGTTCGACTTTTCATTCGACACTCTTATTACAGTGTTCTTTCCAATGCGGTTTCTTCTCTACACACGTGTCTGAAATAGGCCGCctgaatttgaatttaatcgcGTGCTACGTGTTTTATCAATCCGTCGCAAAGTCAAAACTTAGATATTATTGAATCCGTGTTAAAGTCGTTCCAAAAACCGGCCAAATTGTCGAAGacgtatttaaatatgttttcgaGAACATTTCAATGTCTAACATTTCCGAGCTACGTGTTCGGCTTCCCGTTCGCCGTATCGCGCGAAATCATCTCAGATAGAAATCAACTTTAGATCTGGAAAGTGGAAGCTTCAAGCTCGGGAACGAGTTCGTTGCCGTTCGACCCGTTTGCACGAAATTACAGCGGCTCCGAACATCGATGATTTGTCCAAGTCATAAAGATCGAGCGATAACTAAAATGGATGTTAGGGAAAAATGATGCGCCTCCGTTGGGATCGAAAACAGTCGAGTTTCTCGATAACAGAATTCCATGGAGGCAACCGGGAGCTCGGTTAATTGGTTGGCGCGAGATCTAAATATCGGAATAAACTTTTTAACTATTTGCATTACCCGGGGCAAAAACCTACTCGTCGTTAAAGATCAACATTCGTTCGT encodes:
- the LOC144479031 gene encoding uncharacterized protein LOC144479031; amino-acid sequence: MTGEVRPSPIEELSVPEDTAAHVEKTTAESSIKTSDIHIWLGINISIVLMLTIFGVLLFLPLRLLLHTTYYSWSQTIGNNETTETTAENATAIFEAMDIPPIDHRKMRRCPRFEYKERLMSVFVCDYDRNCTYRRIDSTKDPTRNVHRVGSNDTVGNKSEESKVSKETDDKNLTECTEDSGKDRQMKSVAVAGRILVTMLLMSAIAALVEVLRIRFARDKESSKAGNASSRYASTIEIPMKRRFIPRQPMNSQRSFEMQGMHRSALRLLGAKPPPLIRRSSFPSQQAMQTAGSVSVTPNNRLSRRQSAEAEEEIGTLINALHHRTRLIRRH